DNA sequence from the Anaerolineales bacterium genome:
CTTCGGCGCCCGACCCATGGCCAAACCTGCGTCTCCAGCCGCCAATCGGAAACCTCAGCCGAAAGCCTCGCCCTTAAGGCATCGAGAAATGTAGACTTCGCCGGCCGCGGGCCGCTTCCTCCTTCCGCCCGGCGCCGATCCGCCGGCGGAGGCCCAATTGCGTAAAAGACGCTCCGAATGTACAATTTTGGCGCGTCCGTTTCCAAGGGGTGGTTATCCGTTCGTCAACCAATCCCATCCTCAAGATTTTCCATCAAAAAAGGATGATGCCATGAGCGATATTCCGTTCACTCCAAAAATCGTTGACCAGGATGGGAAGGAACACCCCATCTCGGCCGCCACGGTGATCGGCCGCGCACCCGACTGCCAGATCCAGATCGAGCAGCCCGGGGTCTCCCGGCGGCATGCGCAATTCGAAATCTCAGGGGACAAGGTCCTGCTCAAGGATTTGGAAAGCAGCAACGGCACGTTCGTCAACGGCCTGCGGATCCAGGTTCCCACGGAGTTGTCGGACGGGGACCAAATCCGCATCCAGGACAATCTGTTCACTTACCGGGCGCCCGCCCCGGCGGCCGCCCCGGAGCCTGCTCCCCAAGCCGCGGCCGCCGCAGCCGCACCCGCGGCGGCGCCCGCCCAAGCCGAATCCGGCTCCCCGAAAACCAGCACCTATCCGTCGCTCACGCTTCTCGCCCTCGTCCGCTCCGACAACGGCGCGGAAACCGGCTTGAGCCGAACCATCCGTATCGGCCGGGACGAGGCCAACGAAATTTCCCTCCCAAAGGACAGCAGCGCTTCGTCCGCCCACGCCAAGAT
Encoded proteins:
- a CDS encoding FHA domain-containing protein is translated as MSDIPFTPKIVDQDGKEHPISAATVIGRAPDCQIQIEQPGVSRRHAQFEISGDKVLLKDLESSNGTFVNGLRIQVPTELSDGDQIRIQDNLFTYRAPAPAAAPEPAPQAAAAAAAPAAAPAQAESGSPKTSTYPSLTLLALVRSDNGAETGLSRTIRIGRDEANEISLPKDSSASSAHAKIETMGGQVVLTDLGSSNGTWVNGVRITSPVTLSH